The Fulvia fulva chromosome 13, complete sequence genome window below encodes:
- a CDS encoding Zinc cluster transcription factor acuM, whose product MASPVNEQQQQQQQQIRAGTQESKPSLTCAKERQASPKRKSSEAATATENGEGKKKRRKVNHACVYCRRSHMTCDLERPCARCKKRDIGHLCHDEPREPPKRTKSEMSTADIAPAPMDTPDGQQSIPASNGVAQYGQGNGDMNIGLVNGSANPHLAQPKPVSPVQLQRPTPQSANSNGTNNFLQNFDWSSNAAGNQFQDMHHLHPNYMFNTSEVTNEYNLLNDFLSSSLLDDNTGLYSNDDAQALFNDPLLSTSSMNALTANSLPPPTSSSSSNRPNPIQQLQAQSAAGIELSRPSSTFPPTGIDSKARDKFYMTAADPAGLDSASNRLHALLKSKWDAGMLKPFNYVKGYSRLSQYISKHLTRESQLRILKQLDRFRPKFREAMQGLTDVQLVLVEMWFERSLMEYDRVFASMAVPACCWRRTGEVFRGNTEMADLLRVPLEKLRDGRLAIHEIVAEDSLVSYWEKFGAIAFDQSQKAILTSCALKRPVERAKSPVKGDAGEKERGEKKQVPMETVRCCFSFTIRRDGHNIPSLIVGNFLPITPRRQSS is encoded by the exons ATGGCGTCGCCCGTGAATGaacagcagcagcagcagcagcagcagatAAGAGCCGGCACACAAGAGAGCAAACCGTCCCTCACCTGCGCGAAAGAACGACAAGCATCGCCCAAGCGCAAGAGCTCGGAAGCAGCGACAGCAACGGAGAATGGCGAGGGCAAGAAGAAGAGGCGCAAAGTGAATCATGCCTGTGTCTACTGTCGCCGCTCGCATATGACCTGCGATCTGGAGCGACCGTGTGCGCGCTGCAAGAAGAGAGACATTGGACATTTGTGCCATGACGAGCCGAGGGAGCCGCCCAAGCGCACCAAGAGCGAGATGAGCACGGCAGACATTGCGCCGGCGCCGATGGACACACCGGATGGACAGCAGAGTATACCCGCGTCGAATGGCGTGGCGCAGTATGGGCAGGGGAATGGCGATATGAACATAGGGCTGGTCAATGGCAGTGCGAATCCACATCTGGCACAACCGAAGCCTGTCTCGCCCGTACAACTACAACGACCCACACCACAGTCTGCTAATAGCAATGGCACCAACAATTTCCTCCAGAACTTTGATTGGAGCAGCAATGCTGCAGGCAATCAATTCCAGGACATGCACCACCTACACCCAAACTACATGTTCAACACCTCCGAAGTCACCAACGAATACAACCTCCTCAACGACTTCCTTTCCTCCTCCCTGCTCGACGACAACACAGGCCTCTACTCCAACGATGATGCCCAAGCCCTCTTCAACGATCCACTCCTCTCCACCTCTTCCATGAACGCCCTCACAGCCAATAGCCTCCCACCTCCCacttcctcctcctcctcaaACCGTCCGAACCCAATACAACAACTCCAAGCCCAAAGCGCCGCAGGCATCGAACTCTCCCGCCCATCCTCTACTTTCCCTCCGACAGGAATCGACTCCAAAGCCCGCGATAAATTTTACATGACAGCCGCCGACCCCGCCGGCCTCGATAGTGCCTCGAACCGCTTGCACGCCCTGCTAAAGTCAAAATGGGATGCAGGAATGTTGAAACCTTTCAACTACGTCAAAGGCTACTCTCGCCTGTCGCAGTACATCTCCAAGCACCTAACGCGCGAAAGCCAGCTCCGGATCCTAAAACAACTAGACCGCTTTCGCCCAAAATTCAGAGAAGCAATGCAAGGCCTGACAGACGTCCAACTAGTCCTCGTCGAAATGTGGTTCGAGCGCTCCCTCATGGAATACGACCGCGTCTTCGCCTCCATGGCCGTCCCCGCCTGCTGCTGGCGCCGCACCGGCGAAGTCTTCCGCGGCAACACCGAAATGGCCGACCTCCTCCGCGTCCCTCTCGAAAAGCTCCGAGATGGACGTCTCGCCATCCATGAAATTGTCGCTGAAGATTCCCTAGTATCTTACTGGGAGAAGTTTGGCGCGATAGCGTTTGATCAGAGTCAGAAGGCTATTCTGACGAGTTGTGCGTTGAAGAGGCCGGTGGAGAGGGCTAAGAGTCCGGTCAAGGGGGACGCGGGGGAGAAGGAGAGGGGGGAGAAGAAGCAGGTGCCGATGGAGACGGTCAGGTGTTGTTTTAGTTTTACGATTAGGAGGGATGGGCATAATAT ACCGTCCCTGATTGTGGGGAATTTCTTGCCGATTACGCCGCGACGTCAGAGTTCTTAG